The Acomys russatus chromosome 1, mAcoRus1.1, whole genome shotgun sequence genome has a window encoding:
- the Gskip gene encoding GSK3B-interacting protein isoform X1, protein MGARRMETDYNPVELSSMSGFEEGSELNGFEGTDMKDMRLEAEAVVNDVLFAVSSMFVSKSLRCADDVAYINVETKERNRYCLELTEAGLRVVGYAFDQVEDHLQTPYHETVYSLLDTLSPAYREAFGNALLQRLEALKRDGQS, encoded by the exons AATGGAAACAGACTATAATCCCGTGGAGTTAAGCAGTATGTCCGGATTTGAAGAAGGCTCCGAGCTCAATGGGTTTGAAGGAACGGACATGAAGGACATGCGgctagaggctgaggcagttgTAAACGATGTTCTCTTCGCGGTCAGCAGCATGTTTGTCTCCAAAAGCCTGCGCTGTGCAGACGACGTGGCTTACATCAATGtggagacaaaggaaaggaacagatactgcctggagctcacagaggcaGGGCTCAGG GTGGTGGGCTATGCTTTTGACCAGGTGGAGGATCATTTGCAAACCCCCTACCATGAGACAGTCTACTCCTTGTTGGATACACTCAGCCCTGCCTACCGGGAAGCATTTGGAAATGCACTGCTACAGAGACTGGAAGCTTTGAAAAGGGACGGACAGTCCTGA
- the Gskip gene encoding GSK3B-interacting protein isoform X2: METDYNPVELSSMSGFEEGSELNGFEGTDMKDMRLEAEAVVNDVLFAVSSMFVSKSLRCADDVAYINVETKERNRYCLELTEAGLRVVGYAFDQVEDHLQTPYHETVYSLLDTLSPAYREAFGNALLQRLEALKRDGQS, from the exons ATGGAAACAGACTATAATCCCGTGGAGTTAAGCAGTATGTCCGGATTTGAAGAAGGCTCCGAGCTCAATGGGTTTGAAGGAACGGACATGAAGGACATGCGgctagaggctgaggcagttgTAAACGATGTTCTCTTCGCGGTCAGCAGCATGTTTGTCTCCAAAAGCCTGCGCTGTGCAGACGACGTGGCTTACATCAATGtggagacaaaggaaaggaacagatactgcctggagctcacagaggcaGGGCTCAGG GTGGTGGGCTATGCTTTTGACCAGGTGGAGGATCATTTGCAAACCCCCTACCATGAGACAGTCTACTCCTTGTTGGATACACTCAGCCCTGCCTACCGGGAAGCATTTGGAAATGCACTGCTACAGAGACTGGAAGCTTTGAAAAGGGACGGACAGTCCTGA